A genomic window from Salvia miltiorrhiza cultivar Shanhuang (shh) chromosome 5, IMPLAD_Smil_shh, whole genome shotgun sequence includes:
- the LOC130986432 gene encoding LEAF RUST 10 DISEASE-RESISTANCE LOCUS RECEPTOR-LIKE PROTEIN KINASE-like 1.2, whose product MKKDNLHTFWLYIFSLIILSKVCCGADYQFEACAPTNCSGGGPRISFPFFLPTAQESYCGYPGFAIGCRNGLPSLNMSENEYIVEDIFYHNRSLRVFDAAAISEEISSCAPRIRTNTSIPEGRFDYVGGTTLNLLYGCKNVSEELLRYEVGCNSSRKGSTETLAMYGGNRNLMRALESNPRERGRTCGVVWG is encoded by the coding sequence ATGAAAAAAGACAACCTCCACACTTTCTGGCTCTACATATTCTCTCTCATCATCTTATCCAAAGTTTGCTGTGGGGCAGATTACCAGTTCGAAGCTTGCGCGCCGACAAATTGCAGCGGCGGCGGTCCCAGGATAAGCTTCCCATTTTTCCTCCCAACAGCTCAAGAATCTTACTGCGGCTACCCAGGATTCGCGATCGGTTGCAGAAACGGACTTCCGTCACTGAATATGTCTGAAAATGAGTATATTGTTGAAGACATATTCTACCACAACCGATCTCTACGCGTGTTTGATGCCGCAGCGATATCAGAAGAGATTAGCAGTTGCGCTCCAAGAATCAGAACAAACACGAGTATCCCCGAAGGCAGATTCGATTACGTCGGCGGCACAACTCTCAATTTGTTGTACGGCTGCAAGAACGTGTCCGAGGAGCTGTTGAGGTACGAGGTTGGTTGCAACAGTTCTAGAAAGGGAAGCACTGAGACTCTGGCTATGTATGGTGGCAATAGGAATCTGATGAGAGCGTTGGAGAG